In the Helianthus annuus cultivar XRQ/B chromosome 11, HanXRQr2.0-SUNRISE, whole genome shotgun sequence genome, one interval contains:
- the LOC110870468 gene encoding ATP-dependent DNA helicase PIF1-like: MSDLIDFVYPSLLQLYKDKDYFAERAILAPTNEVVQEINERLLGLFPGEEVEYLSSESICQTEEAKNPSNGKLYSPNVLNGLKISGLPNHRLVLKVGVPVMLLRNIYKHNGLCNGTRLRITKLYRRVVEAEIISGGNIRTKMYIPWISLTPSNKRITIKFQRRQFPLSVCFVMTINKSQGQSLSRVGLYLKCRVFLHGQLYVALSRVKSRVGVKLIILDKDGNVTNKTNVVYKEVFSKI, from the coding sequence ATGTCTGATTTGATCGATTTTGTATACCCTTCACTTCTTCAACTATACAAAGATAAAGATTATTTTGCTGAAAGAGCTATACTGGCACCAACAAATGAAGTTGTACAAGAAATAAATGAAAGATTGCTTGGTTTGTTTCCTGGCGAAGAAGTCGAGTATTTGAGCTCTGAAAGTATTTGTCAAACAGAGGAAGCAAAGAATCCATCAAACGGTAAACTATATTCTCCCAATGTTCTTAATGGTCTTAAAATATCTGGTTTGCCTAATCATCGATTAGTCCTTAAAGTTGGTGTCCCTGTAATGTTGCTTCgtaatatatataaacataatggTTTATGCAACGGTACGAGATTACGTATTACTAAACTTTACAGACGTGTTGTAGAAGCTGAGATTATATCTGGAGGAAACATAAGGACAAAAATGTATATTCCATGGATCAGTTTGACGCCATCGAATAAAAGAATTACTATCAAGTTTCAACGACGCCAATTCCCCTTGTCTGTATGTTTCGTAATGACTATAAACAAAAGTCAAGGACAATCTTTATCAAGGGTTGGATTGTATCTCAAATGTCGAGTTTTCTTACATGGTCAACTTTATGTTGCATTATCAAGAGTAAAAAGCAGAGTCGGTGTCAAGTTGATTATACTAGATAAAGATGGTAATGTAACAAATAAAACTAATGTGGTGTATAAGGAAGTTTTTTCCAAGATTTGA